From Scleropages formosus chromosome 1, fSclFor1.1, whole genome shotgun sequence, a single genomic window includes:
- the pak5 gene encoding serine/threonine-protein kinase PAK 5 isoform X5 has translation MFGKKKKRLEISAPSNFEHRVHTGFDPREQKFTGLPQQWQSLLADTANRPKPMVDPSYITPIQLAPMKTIVRGSRPQKDTSINGLLEEFDNISVTRSNSLRKESPPAPHQSGSKRSSNAPEENGFGHYYSRYSCDLDSSKDFPADSYKDKVSFDGEWAVGRHYRLAKQNGHTIRSPFYPDAMPQKSDYAKMPPDYHTYLETKGRLEEGAAGSRDYYPVSSGSSAQDYREQPLGTPSRTSLHSEQIYSDSEWGFAPSREEYEKRPKSSYVTQTSPQPAIRQRSRSGSGLQEPSLPYGISAFKSTQQGHYSSYTYPRLSETVSASQGDYDRMSRDGSPQVPGAETYPRGPLKLPQSQAKLSYPSSFQYPPTFHYKPSPYHHPPSQPSPPYTPQGAYSQPCSPYIPPGAYPPPSWGSASDQPPSRVSHEQFRAALQLVVKPGDPREYLDNFIKIGEGSTGIVCIATEKHSGKQVAVKKMDLRKQQRRELLFNEVVIMRDYHHENVVDMYNSYLVGDELWVVMEFLEGGALTDIVTHTRMNEEQIATVCLSVLRALSYLHTQGVIHRDIKSDSILLTSDGRIKLSDFGFCAQVSKEVPKRKSLVGTPYWMAPEVISRLPYGTEVDIWSLGIMVIEMVDGEPPYFNEPPLQAMRRIRDNLPPRLKESHKVSSVLRAFLDLMLVREPSQRATAQELLQHPFLKLSGPPSCIVPLMRHYRHR, from the exons ACTATTGTGCGAGGGAGCAGGCCTCAGAAAGACACCTCGATCAATGGTCTCCTGGAGGAGTTTGACAACATTTCCGTGACCCGCTCAAATTCCCTTCGAAAGGAGAGTCCCCCAGCTCCGCACCAGTCTGGCTCCAAGCGCTCCTCCAATGCGCCTGAGGAGAACGGCTTTGGCCACTACTACTCACGCTACTCCTGTGACCTGGACAGCTCCAAAGACTTCCCAGCAGACAGCTATAAGGACAAGGTGTCCTTCGATGGGGAGTGGGCCGTGGGGAGGCACTATCGGTTAGCCAAGCAGAACGGGCACACCATCAGGAGTCCCTTTTACCCAGATGCCATGCCTCAGAAATCAGACTATGCCAAGATGCCCCCCGACTACCACACGTACCTGGAGACCAAGGGGCGGTTGGAGGAGGGGGCTGCAGGAAGCCGGGACTACTACCCAGTGTCCTCCGGGTCATCGGCCCAGGACTACAGGGAACAGCCCCTGGGCACGCCCTCCCGGACATCCCTCCACAGCGAGCAGATCTACTCTGACAGCGAGTGGGGATTCGCACCTTCCCGCGAGGAGTATGAGAAAAGACCAAAGTCATCCTATGTGACCCAGACCAGCCCCCAGCCTGCCATTCGCCAGAGGTCCCGGTCCGGCTCAGGACTGCAGGAGCCCAGCTTGCCATATGGAATTAGTGCTTTCAAGTCTACCCAGCAGGGCCACTACAGCTCCTACACGTACCCGCGCCTCTCTGAAACTGTGAGCGCCTCCCAG GGAGATTATGACAGGATGTCCAGGGATGGAAGCCCCCAGGTGCCCGGGGCAGAAACCTACCCCCGCGGCCCCCTTAAACTACCTCAGAGCCAAGCCAAACTGAGCTACCCTAGCAGCTTCCAGTACCCGCCAACATTCCACTACAAGCCCTCGCCGTACCACCACCCCCCTTCCCAGCCGAGCCCTCCCTACACTCCTCAGGGTGCGTACTCGCAGCCCTGCTCCCCGTACATCCCCCCAGGGGCTTACCCTCCCCCTAGCTGGGGTTCTGCGTCCGACCAGCccccgtccagggtgtcccaCGAGCAGTTCCGGGCCGCGCTGCAGCTGGTGGTGAAGCCGGGCGACCCGCGCGAGTACCTGGACAATTTCATCAAAATAGGCGAAGGATCCACAGGCATTGTGTGTATTGCCACAGAGAAGCACAGCGGCAAGCAGGTGGCCGTCAAGAAGATGGATTTGCGCAAGCAGCAGCGCAGGGAGCTGCTCTTCAACGAG GTGGTGATCATGAGAGACTACCATCACGAGAATGTGGTGGACATGTACAACAGCTACTTGGTAGGAGATGAGCTGTGGGTTGTCATGGAGTTCTTGGAGGGCGGCGCTCTCACTGACATCGTCACTCATACAAG GATGAACGAGGAGCAGATAGCCAcggtgtgtctgtctgtgctcAGGGCTCTGTCATACCTCCACACGCAAGGAGTCATCCACAGAGACATCAAGAGTGACTCCATTCTCCTCACCAGCGACGGAAGG ATAAAACTGTCTGACTTTGGCTTCTGTGCCCAAGTGTCAAAGGAGGTTCCAAAGAGAAAGTCTTTGGTTGGCACTCCTTACTGGATGGCACCAGAAGTCATTTCCAGATTGCCATATGGTACAGAG GTGGACATCTGGTCCTTGGGAATCATGGTAATTGAGATGGTGGATGGGGAGCCACCGTACTTCAATGAGCCACCCCTCCAAGCCATGAGGAGGATCCGGGACAACTTGCCGCCCCGGCTGAAAGAGTCACACAAG GTGTCCTCTGTGCTGCGGGCCTTCCTGGACCTCATGCTGGTGAGGGAGCCCTCGCAGCGGGCTACAGCGCAGGAGCTCCTGCAGCATCCCTTCCTCAAGCTGTCGGGCCCCCCCTCGTGCATCGTACCCCTCATGAGGCACTACCGCCAccgctga